In Vicinamibacterales bacterium, the following proteins share a genomic window:
- a CDS encoding DUF4136 domain-containing protein, translating into MRRVFAGLAVTLFMATAAMAQDVTYDFAKDANFSAFKTYAMKEGTPVGQQLIDDRIVAAIDDAMKAKGFTKATSNPDVFVVYHVAFDKQKDISTFSSGYGGGYGAYGWGWGGGWAGGTTTTQVRDILNGTMVIDMADAKKNQIVWRGMGTKEVDTKAKPEKRDKSIKKAVDKIFKNYPPKQKG; encoded by the coding sequence ATGAGACGAGTTTTCGCCGGATTGGCCGTGACGCTCTTCATGGCCACCGCCGCGATGGCCCAGGACGTGACCTACGACTTCGCCAAGGACGCGAACTTCTCGGCGTTCAAAACGTACGCCATGAAAGAGGGCACGCCGGTCGGCCAGCAGCTGATCGACGATCGCATCGTCGCGGCGATCGACGACGCCATGAAGGCGAAGGGATTCACCAAGGCGACGAGCAATCCCGACGTCTTCGTCGTCTACCATGTCGCGTTCGACAAGCAGAAGGACATCTCGACCTTCAGCTCCGGCTACGGCGGCGGCTATGGGGCGTACGGCTGGGGATGGGGCGGCGGCTGGGCAGGCGGCACGACCACCACGCAGGTGCGCGACATCCTGAACGGCACGATGGTCATCGACATGGCCGACGCCAAGAAGAACCAGATCGTCTGGCGCGGCATGGGCACGAAGGAAGTCGACACCAAGGCCAAGCCCGAGAAGCGTGACAAGAGCATCAAGAAGGCCGTCGACAAGATCTTCAAGAACTATCCGCCGAAGCAGAAGGGCTGA